Sequence from the bacterium genome:
GCCCGCCGGCAGTGACCTCGCGGTCGCCACCGACGCCATCAGGGAGAGCTTCCCCGCCGCCGCCGACTTGCGGGTGGTCCAGATCCTCGCCAAGGGCGACGTCCTGACGGCCGAGGGTCTCCGGGCAATCAAGAACCTGCAGACAGCCATCAGCAACGACGCCGGCGTGCAGCCGTTCCTGGTCGCTGAACCGCTCTACGGCTATGTCCAGATCATCGAGCTGGCGGCCGCCGAGGCCGGGCTGTCGCTGGCGACGATCACCGATGACCAGCTCTCGCTGGGACTGGCCCGCCTCGCGCGCGATCCGCAACGGGCAGAACTGCACGACCTGCTGGAGCGCTTCATCGCGCGGAACGCGAGCGGGGAGCCGACGGCGGGGCTCTCCCTGATCATCCTCGACGACGCCGGCGACCCGCTCGGCCAGGAGCGAGCACAGCTGCGCGCCCATGAGATAGCCGAGGGGGTGGACACCGGCGGGCTGGACGCCTCGATCATCACCCTCGCCAAGAGCGACGCCGAGGCCAAGGAGGCGCGGGACCGGAACCTCGTCACCGTCACGCTCATCGCCCTGGCGGTGATCGTCGTGCTGCTGGCCGCCTTCTACCGCACCCAGTCCGACGTCCACATCACCATGGCGGGACTCGGCATGGTGATCCTGTGGACCCTCGGCGCGCAGGCCTGGCTGTCGCCGGGCGGCGCCGGCGTCGTGGACCCCGACAACATCCTGCTCACGCTGGTGCCGGTCCTGCTCATCAGCCTGTCGGTGGACTACGCGCTGCAGATCACCGGACGCTACCGCGAGGCCTTGCGGAGTGATCCCGAGCGCGGGGCAGAGGCGTCGGGGCGCGCCGTCTCGCGCGCCGTCAGGCTCTGCGGGGTGCCGGTCCTGCTGGCGGCGGGCACGACCGCCGTCAGCCTGCTCGCCAACCTGACCAGCAGGTTCAAACCCATAGCCGAGTTCGGCATCATCGCCAGCATCGGGGTCGTCTCGGGCTGGATCGTGATGACCAGTTTCGTCCCAGCCGCCCGCCTGGTGCTGGACCGGCGGCGCGCCGCCAAGGGACGGGAACCGGCGGTCCAGCCCATAGCCGAGCGGATTCCCGGCGCTGCGGCCGCCCTCCCCCGCATCGCCGCGATCGTCGTGCGCCGGCCGCTCCCGGTCCTCGCTGCCGCCATCGCCGTCACGGTCCTAGCCGTCGTGGCCGCCACTGACCTCAGCACGACTTTCGCGGTGAAGGACTTCCTGCCGCGGGACTCCGAGGTGGCGGAGGACTTCGACTACCTCGACGAGAACTTCGACGGGAGCGCCACCCTGATGACGGTGCTCATAGAGACCGATCTCAACAGCGGTCGGGCGGTTCGTGACCTCAGCGACCTCCACACGATCCTGGTCGACCCCGCCCGGCGCCCGGACGGCATCATCGGGCCTCCCCTGTCCTCGGCCGGGACGCTCCTCGCCGACTGGACCGACGAAGCCGGCCAGGCGGGTGACGGCGATGGCACCGCCGTCTCCGGCGCCTTCGCCGAGCTACGCGCCGAGGTGACGGCGCCCGAGGGGGACGTCCGGCGTGCGTGGGAACTGCTCGAAGGCGCCGACGCCGCCGGTTTCGCCGAGGTCCTGGACTTCCGGGCCGACGGCCCCGACCGCACCATCATCCAGATACCCGTTGCCACCGAGAGCAACGAGACCCTGCAGGAGCTGATCGGGGAGATCGAGGCGCTGTGGGGCGGCGGCGCCTCGGAGGTCACCGTCACGGGCGGCGACGCGCTCATCGCTCTGATCACCGACGAGTTGGCGGCCAGCCAGGTTTCCAGCGTGAGCCTCGTCGTCGCTGCCGCGCTGGCGATCCTCATCCTCTACTTCGGCTTGAGCGAGCGCCGCCCGCTGCTCGGACTGATCACGATCCTGCCGATCACGGTGACCCTCGCCTGGCTGCTGGGCGTCATGTGGCTGTTCCGGATCTCCTACAACATGAGCACCGCCCTCATGGTGGTGCTCACGATCGGGATCGGCGTCGACTACACGATCCACCTCACGCACCGCTACCTGGAGGAGCGGAGGGATTCGCCGGAGGTGGCGGAGGCGTTGCGGCGGGCGATGGTCACCACCGGCGGGGCGCTCCTGGGCAGCGCCCTCACCACCGCGCTCGGCCTGCTGATGCTGCTGTTCTCCCCGCTGCGGCCGATGCAGGAACTGGGCATCCTCGCCGCCGTCGCAATCTTCTTGGGGCTCGTCGCCACCTTCGCCGTGCTACCGCCGCTGCTGGTCCTGTGGTCGCACTACCACCGTTGGCGCAGCCGCGGGAACGGGCTCGAGGCCCCCGAGCCGGCGCCCACGGGCTAGGGCGGAGGGCTCCGGCCTGTTCGACGGGACTGCGAAGGCGCTGTCGACCGGGTAGCGTCGGGGTGCCCCTGCGGGTGTAGTTCAATGGCAGAACATCAGCTTCCCAAGCTGAATACGGGGGTTCGATTCCCCTCACCCGCTCCGAGAGCCCCCGCGGGAGCGACATGTCCGAGGCGGGTGCCGGGCCGGTTCAGCGGGTGAAGTTCAGCAGCAGTTCGATGGTTCCGACGTCTTCCACCGAGAGCACCACAGGGGCTCGCGGAGGACTGATCCCGTAGTCCTCGAAGCGGATCTCGAAGGTCCCCCCGACAATAACGACCGCCTCGATCCAGGTGGCCTCGAGGGAGATCTCCACCGGGCGGCTGGCACCGTGGATCTCGAAGGCTCCGACGACGGTCGCCGTCACCGACTCGCCCGCGGCGGGCAGGCTCTCGAAGGTGACCGGCTCGGTCAACTCGAAGCGTGCCGCGGGGAACTGCTGGGTGTCCAAGGCCCGTCGCACGAGACCGTCGCGCTGGGGCCGGTCGCTGACCACCGTGGTGAGATCAACCTCCACCACGGCCGTTACCACCGTCGTCCCGGCGATCTCCAGGGTTCCGGACACAGCCGGAGTCCGCCCCACGGCGTCGGTGGCCCCGATCCCCGAGAGTTCCTCACCCACGCGGTAGCCGGCCCAGGAACTGGTGTAGTCCTCAAAGTTCCCGAGCGTCGTGTTGACCGACCACACGCCGTCGAGGTCGGCTGCGCCGGGTTCGGTGGGTTCGGCGGGCGGCGCTGGCTCAGCGGGGGGCGCCGGTTCAGGTTCAGGCGGTGGCGGCGGCGGGTCGGACGCCGACGGCGGAGCAGGTGAGGCAGGCGGCGCCGGCGGCGCGGTTGGTTCGGCGGGCGGTGCCAGCTCGACAGGGGCCGGTGGAGGAACGGACGCGGCCTGATCGTCGGCCGCGGGCGCCGGCGCGGGCACCTCTGTCGTTGCCGTCAGTGCCTCGCTGCGTTCGAGCACCGACGGTGGCGGCGGGGCGTCGCCGCGCCACACAAGCAGCCACACCAGCACGATCGCCACGATCACGGCCACGACACCGGCTGCCGCAAGGGTCAGGATCTTGCGGCGCCGTGACCAACCGCTGAGACGTTCGAGGATCATGAGGGCACTCCCGCCGCAAGGGTAGGCGGAGCAGGCGGTGCTCCAATCCCGTGCAGCGCTCCGGCAGGCAAGAAGCGCCTAAGAGCACGAGCGGACAGGCTCTGACCAGGCGCTTTGCAGTCGACTGCAGCGGCGCGAATCGTGTCGCCGGAGCCTGGATTCCGGCCTTCGCCGGAATGACGGGAGAATTCCTCGGTCGGCGGTGGCCGCCTATCCGCTAATGCTCTAAGAATCTGCCGCTCGGCTCGGATCAGACTGGCTGAGGACGGCGCCGAGCAGGGGAACGGTCCTGTCAGCCGGGCGCCGCTGACGGTGGACGCCAGCAGGACGGCGCCAGCCAGTGAGTTCAAACTCAGCGTCCCACGAAGCGAGCCTTGCCGGGGCCACCCTCGACGAAGCTCTTGACGCCGATGCGCGCATCCTCGGTGGCGAAGGCGGCGACGAACTCTCTGGACTCCAGGTCGAGGGCGTCGCCGAGCGGCAGGTCGAAGCCGTCGTTCATGGCGGTCTTGGCGTGCCGCAACGCCGCAGGTCCCGCGGCGAAGCGCTCGGCCATGGCCACCGCCTGCTCGTACGTCTCCCCTGCCGGGTGCACGGCGTCGGCCAGGCCGATGGTCAGGGCCTCCTCGGCGCTCACGCGGCGACCGCTGTAGATGATCTCCTTGGCGCGGCTGAGCCCCACGAGGCGCGGCAGGCGCTGCGTGCCGCCGGCGCCGGGGATGATGCCCAACAGGATCTCCGGCTGACCGAAGACGGCGTCGTCGGCGGCCACACGGAAGTCGCCGGCCATCGCCAACTCACAACCACCTCCGAGGGCGTACCCGTTCACCGCTGCCACGAGGATCTGGGGAATGCACTCCAACCGGCGCAGCGCACCAGTGAGGCTCACGGGTGCTCCCGCGCCGTCCGCGCCCGCGGCGCGGCCCGGCCTGAATTCCTTGATGTCGGCGCCGGCGGCGAAGATCCTGGGGCCTCCCCAAAGCACCGCCGCGCGGATGTCCGGGCGCCGTTGCAACTCCTCGGCCACAGCGGCGATCTCCGCTGACACCGCATTGCTCAGGGCGTTCATCTTCGGTCGATCCAGGCGGATCGTTGCCACGCCGGGCGCCGTGTCGGGCTGGAGGTGGACGAATTCGCTCATGGCGGGTCAAGCTATCCGGCGACGAGACTGGCCAACGCCCAGATGGCCGCAACCGTGCCGACGGCGATCATGACGAGGCTCCGCCCCAGGGGCGGGCGGCGCAGGTCCTCGCCGGCTCTGCCGGGGGGCCGAGGACGGGTGAGCGCCAGGATGTTGCCGACGGCCATCGCGCCGCCGAGGGCCAGGACGAGCCAGCGCAGGATGTCGTCGCCGAGGAAGACCACGCGCTCAGAACTCCCCTTCCGATGAGCGCTGGCTGAGGTTGTCGAAGCGCGTGTAGTGCGGCAGGAAGGCCAGCCTCACGACGCCGGTGGGACCGGTGCGGTGCTTGGCGACGTGCAGTTCGGCGATCCCGCGGTCGGAGGTGTCGGAGTTGTACATCTCGTCGCGGTACAGGAACATGACCACATCGGCGTCCTGCTCGATGGCGCCCGACTCGCGCAGGTCCGCCAGCATCGGCCGCTTGTCGGCGCGGCTCTCCGGGGCGCGGGAGAGTTGTGAGAGCGCCATGACCGGGCACTCGAGCTCGCGGGCCAGGATCTTCAGGCCCCGGCTCATCTCGCTGACCTCCACCTGGCGGCTCTCGGCGCCGACACGGCCGCCCATCAACTGCAGGTAGTCGACCACCACGAGGCCCAGATCGCCCCATTCGGCGTGCTTGCGGCGCGCCTTGGCGCGGATCTCCAGAACCGAGGTGCTGGGGTTGTCGTCGATCCACAGCGGCGCCTCGGCGAGATGCCCCACGGCGGCGTTCACGCGCTTCCAGTCGTTGTCGCTGAGGCGGCCCGAGCGGATGTTCTGCGTGCTGACCTGCGCCTCGGAACACAGCAGCCGCTGGGTCAACTCCAGATGGCTCATCTCCAGGGAGAAGAACAGCACCGGCCGGCGGGCGTCCATGGCGGCCGCGGCGGCCAGGCCCAGCGCCAGGGAGGTCTTGCCGATACCCGGCCGGGCACCCAGGATGACCAGCGTGGACGGCTGCAGGCCCAGCAGGAGGTTGTCCAGGTCGGTGTAGCCGGTCGGCACGCCGGTGAGGCTCTGGCCGTGCTGGTACAGCTTCTCGAGGTGCTCCACGCCCTTGTCGATGAGCGTGTAGAGCGACTCCAGCGACGTGGCCGAGGCGCCGCTGGCGACCGAGAAGATCATCGACTCGGCCTGATCCAACGCCGCGTCGACGTCCGCGGGCCGGCTGTAGGCCAACTCGGCCACCTCGCCGGCCGCGCCGATGAGCCGCCGCAGGGTGGCGTTCTTGGCCACGATGTCGGCGTAGTGCGCGGCGTTGCCCGCCACCGGCGTGCTGGCCTGAATCTCCACGAGAGCGCCGGCTCCGCCCACGGCCTCCAGCAACCCGTTCCGCTGCAGTTCGGCCGCCACGGTGACGGTGTCCACCGGTTCGCCGGCGCCGTACAGCGCGGCCACAGCGTCGAAGACATGGGCGTGCGCGGGCCGGTAGAAGTCCTCCGCGGAGGTCAACTCCACCGCATCGGCGATGGCCGCGGCGGTCAGCAGCATCGCCCCCAACAGCGCCCGCTCCGCAGCGAGGTCATGCGGCGGCACCCGTCCCGGCGCTCCCTGACCTGTTCGGTCCCCTTCGCCACGGCGCGCTGCTGCGGCGCCCTCGCGGGCACCGGATCCGGGCTGCAGAGTGCTCGAAGTGGTGGTCATGGTCACCGCTTCAATGTGCGACGGGGGTGTGACAGCGTCCCCCGAGGGAGTTCGGTTGAACGATGGGGCCCGAGGGCCAAGGGGCCGGACATCCGCAGGCGCGGTCCCGGCGATATCCCTTGCCGGGACTAACGACCGGCCAGGACGCTCATTCTCGGACGTTCCCCGGGCGTGCCGGGGACATGGGTCCGGATCCGCTCAGAAGGGTTCCTCGTCGCCGTAGGACGGCGTCGCGGCGCGAGCGGGGCTCCCCCCGGGCGCAGCGGTCCGCCGCGGGGCCGTGCCGTTGCCCTCCCGGAACTCGTTGCGGTTGACCTGAGCGGAGGCCCAGCGCAGGCTGGGCGCCACCTCGTCGGCCACGATCTCCACCTTGTTCCGCTTCTCGCCCTCGGGTGATTCCCAGGAGCGCTGCTCCAGCCGGCCGGACACGATCACGCGGGCGCCCTTGGTGATCGATTCGGCAACGTTCTCCGCCAGCGACGACCAGCAGGTGATGTCGAAGAACGAGGTCTCCTCCACCTGCTCGCCACCGCGCTCGTAACGCCGGTTCCACGCCAGGCCGAACGTACAGACCGGTGTCCCTGAGGGCGTGAACCGCAACTCGGGATCGCGCGTGGCGTTACCGACAACCGTCACAGTGTTTCCGAAAGCCATTGGCTCTTTCCTCCTTCGTTCTTCACCGAACAGCATAGTACATGTGTTCGGATAGACTGCCCCGCCCGCTCGACGGAGCGACCGGCATGATTGCATCGCCGCGTTGTAGAACGCTTGTCAGCGACCTAGGGATTTCCGGGGGTAATCCCCATTCCTCGCGGTGGATTGTCCGCGGTAAGACCGGGGACGCACGGGGGATACCGACAACTCAAGTGTGAACACATCGCCTGAGGGCTACGGGAATCCGCTGCCCGACGACCGGCGACCAGGGTGGCAGCTACCACTCTACAAGGAAAAGCACTGTAACTCCACCCAAGGAGCGGACGAGCGTCCGCCGGCCTCAGGTCTCGGCAATGACCTCGACGCTCACCTCGGCGGCAACCTCGGGGTGGGGTTTCACCGGAACCACGTAACTCCCGAGTTCCTTGATCGGCTCGGGAATCTCCAGCATCTCCGGCTCGAGCACCACCCGCTCCTGCGCCGCGATGGCCGCGGCAAGGCTCGCCGCGTTCACGGACCCGTAGAGGCGCCCGGCCTCGCCGGCACGTGCCACGACGCGAATGCTGCATCCAGCGAGCCGCTCGGCCATCTCCCGGGCCTCGCTCAGCACCGCGGCGTCGGCGATCTCGCGGCGGCGGCGCATGGCTTCGGCCTCGCGCTCGGAGCCTCGTGTGGCACGTATCGCCAGGCCCTTCGGAATGAGGTAGTTCTGGGCGTAGCCGTCGGCCACCTCGCAGATGTCGCCCCGCCGTCCGAGGGACGGCACCTCGTCGCGCAGCACCACCTTCACGAGACCGTCTCCTCCGCATCCTCCGGGACCTCCGCGTCCTCGGGAACACCGGCAACGTCCGGAGCGTCCGCGTCCTCCGGAACCCCGGCGTCCTCGGCCGAGGGGCCCGGCGGGGGCGGTGGCACGCTCGGCGGGCTCGGGGGCGAGCCGTCGCGCCAGCCGGGGCCTCCCTCGCCGCGCGGGCCGCCGCTGCGGCCGGCGCCGCGCTGGGTCGTGATCCGGTTGGCGTAGGGAAGCAAGGCCATCTCCCGGGCGTTCTTGATCGCACGGGCGACGGTGCGCTGTTGCTGGGCGTCGTTGCCCGTCACACGGCGGGCACGGATCTTGCCCCGATCCGACATGAAGCGGCGCAACAGGTCCACATCCTTGTAGTCGATGTACTCCACCCGCTTGTGGGTGAGGACGCTGACCTTCTTCTTGCCTCTGCGGATGTTGTCCCGGCTCTTGGCGCGCGGGCGGCTCTTGGACATGGTCTCCTCCGGTACGGGCGGGCTAGGAGGCCTCGGCGGCCACGGGATCGGGCGACGTCCCGAGCAGGCCCCGCCGGGCGGCTTCGGAGTCGGGCAGCCGGATGAGCTTGTGACGGACCACCGCGTCGTGGAGGCGGAGCGACCGCTCGAAGCCCGACAGGTCGAGCCCGTCGCCGACGAACTCGAACACCACGTAGTAGCCCTCGTGCAGGTGGTCGATCTCGTAGGCGAACCGGCGCTTGGGCCAGCGGTTGACCCGTTCGGGATCGACTTCGATACCCAGCGATGCCAGCCCGGACAGCGCCCGCCCGAGTGGCTCATCGACGGCGTCCTCGGCCAGGTCGCCGCGATAGATGATCATCAACTCGTAGGCCCTCACGGAAACAGGGCACCTCCTCTGGTCCTGCGGATGCAGGGCCCCGCCGTGCGGTCCGGCGGAGCAGGCTCTCGATTGCAGATCACCCTACCGGGACTCGCCGCCGCCCGGCGCGGCCGCCGGACTCAGGAGGCGTAGAGCCTCAGCGCGGCGGCTTCGGTGGACTTCAGCGAGTACGACTCCTCCGCCGCCGGGAACCGGCCCGAGCGCACGTCGGCGGCGAAACGGCCGAGAGCCTCGACGGTGGCGTCGCCGAGGTCGGCGTAGCGGCGAACGAACCGGGGCCGCAGATCGTCCTGCAGACCCAGTAGGTCGTGGTACACCAGCACCTGGCCGTCGCAGTCCGGACCCGCTCCGATGCCGATCGTCGGCACCCCGACCGCCTCGGTGACCAGCCCTGCCACATCGGCGGGAACGCCCTCCAGCACGACCGCGAAGCAGCCGGCGTGCTCGAGGGCCTTGGCGCTCTCCACCAGCTGGATCGCCGCCTCGGCGGTGCGCCCCTGAACCCGGAACCCGCCCAGGGCGTGAACCGACTGGGGTGTCAGGCCGACGTGGCCCATGACCGGAATCTCGGCCGCGACCAGGGCTTCGATCATCGGGACCCGCCCGGTGCCCCCCTCCAGCTTCACGGCCTGCGCGCCGGCGCGGACGAGCCGGGCTGCATTGCAGATGGTGTCCTGGGGCGACACGTGGTAACTCAGCCACGGCAGGTCGGCCACGATGAGCGCATCGGGCTCGACCCGGGCCACAGCCGCGGTGTGATGAGCCATGTCGTCGACGGTGACGCCGAGCGTGTCCGGATAGCCCAGGACCACCATGGCCAGGGAATCGCCCACGAGCAGCATGTCGACGCCGGCCGCATCGGCCAGTCGCGCTCCCGGAGCGTCGTAGGCGGTCACCATGACGAGCGGCTCGCCGCCGGCGCGCGCTTTGCGCGCCCGAACGGCGGGAACGGTGAGACGAGTGCCCATTGGGCACCTCCTTTCGGTGTCCAGCGCGCAAGGCTGCCGGCAGGCGCCAGCGTAGCCGGGCGGCGGGATGGCCCCACCCGCCACCGCGGCGGGCGGCAGGCTCCTCGCCGCCTTGTGGTTCCGCCCGCGAGGAGTGCGGCGTGCCGTCAGGCGGCCCGGGACGCCGGATGCGGCCTCGGGCGGCGTGCGGGCGGACTGTCAGCGCGCGCCCGCGACCCCGAAGCGGAACCGGAGGTGGTTCCAGGAACAGTCCGAGCAGACCTCCACCACGTAGCAGGTGAAGTCCCCCTTGCGCCGGCGGATCCGGTCCCAGTCCCCGTTCGTGGCCACACAGCGACCATTCGGCGGTAGGCGAGGTCCGAAGACGTACCGGACGAGGACGAGCGGCCCGTCACCGCACAGCGGGCAGGACTCGTTGGTCTGCTCGCTGTAGGACCGCGCCGCCCGCAGCAATTCCGGATGCGCGTCGCAGGCGTCTGAACGGCTGATGCGCCCCTGGCGGACGCCCGTCAGCGTGGCCTCCCGCAGCAGCCGGTAGTCCACCCTTCCCGGCCCTCGGGTGGGGGCGTGCAGCGCTGCCGGATCCGTCGTCACAACTCAAGACAGTACTCATCTGTCGGCGCGGCGTTTGCGACCGCGCTCCCACCACTCGCTCAGGCGCCGCCGGGCCTCGTCGCCATCCAGAGGTCCGCCGGCAATCCGCAGCTCCTCCAGATGGCGCAGTGCGGCGCCGACATCGGGGCCCGCGTCGATTCCCAGATGCGCCATGACCTCCGATCCGCTGAGCGGTTGGAGCGCCGACAATTCCCCGCGGGACCACAGCTGCTCCCAGCGCTCCACGAACGCCGCAACTCCCGCATCGTCCGGCGCCGCCGCCGTGGCGAGTTGCGCTGCCGGCGCGGAGACGTCGCCAGCCTCCGCGGCCCAGCGCCGGACCGGGGCGTCGCCGGAGGGGGCCGAAGCAGCGTCGAGCAGCGACCGGGCCGCGGTTGCGATGCGCCCGGCGCGGCGGGCCACTGCCCCGGGAAAGCGCAGCCGGCCGGCGCTGGCCCCGACATCGGGCACCGCCCAGAGCAACGCAGCCAGCCGCAGCGACTCCTCCGGCGCCACCAGGTCCAGGAGTGCCACACCGGCTGCGGCGTCCGGCTCCGCGGCGGCCAACTCCGGGATGATCTCGACCAGCACGCCCGTCCGCGCCAGCAGGTCGGCCCCGGCGCCGGGAGACTCGGCGACCAGCAGCAGCGAGAGTTCCCGCGCGCAACGCTCTGCCGACACGATCGCCAGACGGCCGCGGAGTCGACGCATGGCGGCCTCGAGATCCGGCTCGGCGGTCAAGCCCAGCGTGGCCACGAAACGGCCCGCGCGGAGGATCCGCAGCGGGTCCTCGCTGAAGGAGAGCTCGGCCGAGCGGGGCGTGCGCAGGCGGCCCCGCTCCAGATCCTCCCGGCCGCCGAACGGATCGATCAACTCGGTGGTCGTCGCCGCCGCCGCGCTGGCGGGCACCTCGAACGCCATGGCGCCGATGGTGAAGTCGCGCCGTGTCAAATCGGCCAGCAGGTCGCCGCCGTAGGTCACTTCGGGTCGTCGCGAGTCCTCCACGTAGACCTCGGCGCGGTGTGTGGTGATCTCGACGGTCCGCTGCCCGCGCCGGCAGCCCACCGTGCCGAACTGCTCGCCCTGGGTCCAGACGGTGTCGGCCCAGCCACCCAGGATGCGCCGGACCGTCTCCGGGCGGGCGTCGGTGGTCATGTCCACCTCGTCCCGGGGACCCAGCGGCGTACCGCCCAGGAGGCTCCGGACCGCTCCGCCCACCACGTACAGCCGCCACGCACCGGCGGCGGCGAACTGCCGGCCCCAGGGAACCAGCACGGCCGCGGCGGCGCGGATCGTGGCCAGGGTCATCGTCGTCTCACCGGGCGCGGCCCGGCCACTCAGCGATCCAGGTGCAGCCGGGCGGCAGCGTCCACGACAACACCCCCCGGCCCGCCCGCGGTGACGGGCTCCGGCCGGTACGACACGCCGGCAAGCGCGGCCACGCAGGCGGCTGCGCTCGCCCCCAGCGCCGCCAGGTCGTACCCGCCTTCCAGAAAGGCCACGACGCGGCCCGCCGGCGCCACGGCCCGCACGGCGGCCGTCAGGTCGGCGAAGTCGCCGGCGCTCAGACCCAGCATGGTCAGCGGATCGGCCCGGTGGGCGTCGAAGCCCGCTGAGAGCAGCACCCACGTGGGCGCGAACCGCTCGACGACCGGTGAGATGACCTCGTCGAAGGCGCGCCGGAAGACGTCGCCGGTGGCCCCCGGCGGCAGCGGAACGTTGAGTGTCGTGCCGAGCCCGGCTCCCGCGCCAATCTCGTCGACGGCGCCCGTGCCCGGGTAAGCCGGGAACTGATGCAGCGAGACGTACAGCACATCGGGGGACTCGTAGAAGATGTCCTGCGTGCCGTTCCCGTGGTGGGCGTCGTAGTCCACGATCAGGACGCGCTCGCCCTCCGAAACCAGCCGCGCCGCGGCGATGGCCACATTGTTGAACAGGCAAAATCCCATCGACCGGAACGGCGTGGCGTGATGACCGGGCGGCCGCACGGCACAGAAGGCGGCCTCGCCGCGCCCGGCCGCCAGTTCCGCCACGGCGGTGAGGCCGGCGCCCGCCGCCAGCCGGGCCGCCACAACCGACCCGCCGCTGAGCACAGTGTCGGGATCGAGGGCTCCGCCGCCACCGGCAGCCAGGGCCGTGGCGCGGGCTGCGACGTCGGCGCCATGCACCATCCGCAGGTCTGCAGCAGTGGCCTCGCCGGGCGCGCATTCCACGATGGCGTCGCCGAGTCCCGCAGCGAGCACGCCCTGGTGCACTGCGTCGACGCGCCGGGGACGCTCCGGATGTCCCCTGCCGGGATCGTGGTCGAGGCAGCGCTCGTCGGCGAGGAACAGAACCGTCACCGCAGCGAGCCTAACCCAGCGCCCTTCCGGGACATTCGTGACTGTGGCGCACATTAGGGTGAAGCCCGGAGAACCCACGAGCCCCCCACCGAGGAGAATCCGCCATGAGCAGCATCCGCATCGTCACCGACAGCGCCAGCGACCTGACCGACGAGCTGATCGAGCAGTGGGGGATCAGCGTCATATCGCTGATCGTCACATTCGGTGAGGAGCCCCTGGTCGACCGGGCGGAGTTGAAGCCGCAGGACTTCTACGCACGCATGAGCGCCGCCGAGGAGTTGCCCACAACCGCAGCGCCGTCTCCGGGGCATTTCGAGGAGGCGTTCAGAGCACTCGCCGCCGACGGCGCCAGCGGGATCGTCTGCGTCAACCTCTCCTACGAGCTCTCGGCCACCGGACCGGCCGCTGTCACGGCCGCCGAGTCCGTGTCCGATCTGGTCGACGTT
This genomic interval carries:
- a CDS encoding DUF5318 family protein; translation: MTTDPAALHAPTRGPGRVDYRLLREATLTGVRQGRISRSDACDAHPELLRAARSYSEQTNESCPLCGDGPLVLVRYVFGPRLPPNGRCVATNGDWDRIRRRKGDFTCYVVEVCSDCSWNHLRFRFGVAGAR
- a CDS encoding CCA tRNA nucleotidyltransferase codes for the protein MTLATIRAAAAVLVPWGRQFAAAGAWRLYVVGGAVRSLLGGTPLGPRDEVDMTTDARPETVRRILGGWADTVWTQGEQFGTVGCRRGQRTVEITTHRAEVYVEDSRRPEVTYGGDLLADLTRRDFTIGAMAFEVPASAAAATTTELIDPFGGREDLERGRLRTPRSAELSFSEDPLRILRAGRFVATLGLTAEPDLEAAMRRLRGRLAIVSAERCARELSLLLVAESPGAGADLLARTGVLVEIIPELAAAEPDAAAGVALLDLVAPEESLRLAALLWAVPDVGASAGRLRFPGAVARRAGRIATAARSLLDAASAPSGDAPVRRWAAEAGDVSAPAAQLATAAAPDDAGVAAFVERWEQLWSRGELSALQPLSGSEVMAHLGIDAGPDVGAALRHLEELRIAGGPLDGDEARRRLSEWWERGRKRRADR
- a CDS encoding histone deacetylase — encoded protein: MTVLFLADERCLDHDPGRGHPERPRRVDAVHQGVLAAGLGDAIVECAPGEATAADLRMVHGADVAARATALAAGGGGALDPDTVLSGGSVVAARLAAGAGLTAVAELAAGRGEAAFCAVRPPGHHATPFRSMGFCLFNNVAIAAARLVSEGERVLIVDYDAHHGNGTQDIFYESPDVLYVSLHQFPAYPGTGAVDEIGAGAGLGTTLNVPLPPGATGDVFRRAFDEVISPVVERFAPTWVLLSAGFDAHRADPLTMLGLSAGDFADLTAAVRAVAPAGRVVAFLEGGYDLAALGASAAACVAALAGVSYRPEPVTAGGPGGVVVDAAARLHLDR